The Deltaproteobacteria bacterium region AGGTTTCCCAGACCCATGCATCGTTCTCCAAAGTGTCGGTCCAAGGTATGACAACGGCCTCATCGGAGGCCAGGAGAAACGGCCCCGACAGCCCACAGGAGAGAGCGACCATGCAGGACCCCATCACGATTCTCCAGCAGCACTACGCCACCCTCGCCGACAAGGTGGACCACGCCCGCAAGAAGCTGGGCCGGCCCCTGACGCTGGCCGAGAAGACCCTCGCCGCCCACCTCGACGACGCCGAGTCCCAGAGCTGGGAGCGCAAGAAGGCCACCGCCATCCTGCGCCCCGATCGTGTCGCCATGCAGGACGCCACCGCCCAGATGGCCCTGCTCCAGCTGGCGGCGACCGGCCGCAAGGAGGCCGCGGTGCCCTCGACGGTGCACTGTGACCACCTGATCCTCGCGCACAAGGGCGCCGAGCACGACCTCAACCACGCCAACGACATCAACGGCGAGGTCTACGCCTTCCTCAAGAGCGCCGCCGAGAAGTTCGGACTGGGCTTCTGGAAGCCGGGCGCCGGCATCATCCACCAGGTGGTGCTCGAGAACTACGCCTTCCCCGGCGGCATGATGATCGGCACCGACTCCCACACCCCCAACGCCGGTGGCCTCGGCATGCTGGCCGTGGGCGTCGGCGGCGCGGACGCCATGGAGGTCATGGCGGGGATGCCCTGGACCGTGAAGATGCCCGGCCTCATCGGCGTGAAGCTCACCGGTGAGCTCTCGGGCTGGTCCTCTCCCAAGGACGTCATCCTCAAGGTGCTCGACATCCTCACCGTGAAGGGCGGCACCGGCCACATCGTCGAGTACTTCGGCCCGGGCGCCCGCACCCTCTCGTGCACCGGCAAGGCCACCATCTGCAACATGGGCGCCGAGCACGGCGCGACGACCTCGACCTTCCCCTACGACCAGAAGATGGCGGCCTACCTCGCCTCCACCGGCCGTGAGGCCTGGGCCAAGCTCGCCGACGAGCAGGCGGCGCACCTGCAGGCCGATCCCGAGGTCGAGGAGAACCCCGAGAAGTTCTTCGACCGGGTCATCGAGATCGATCTCTCCACCCTCTCGCCGCACCTGGTCGGCCCCCACACCCCCGACCTGGCCCACCCCATCGATCGGATGGGTGAGGACGCGAAGAAGGAGGGCTGGCCCCTCGAGGTGAAGGCCGCGCTGATCGGCTCCTGCACCAACTCCTCCTACGAGGACATCACCCGCGCCGCTCACATCGCCCGCCAGGCCACCGCCGCCGGCAAGAAGGCCGTGATGCCCTTCTTCGTCTCACCGGGCTCCGACGGCGTGATGGCCACCATCAAGCGCGACGGCCTGATGGACGACCTCGAGGCCATCGGCGCCATCGTGCTCGCCAACGCCTGCGGCCCCTGCATCGGCCAGTGGCAGCGCGAGGGTCAGGAGCCGGGCGTACCGAACTCCATCGTCACCTCCTTCAACCGGAACTTCCGCAAGCGGGCCGACGGCAACCCCGACACCCTGGCCTTCATCGGCTCGCCCGAGCTGGTCACCGCCATCGCCCTCTCCGGCCGCCTGGACTTCGATCCGGCGAAGATGGACCTCGACGGCGTGAAGCTCGAGGCCCCGCAGGGCAAGGAGCTCCCCGAGGGCGGCCTCGAGATGGACGCGAGCGGCTACATCGCCCCGCCGGCCGACGGCTCCTCCGTCGAGCTCGACGTGAAGCCCACCTCCGATCGCCTGGCCCTCCTCGAGCCCTTCGCGCCCTGGGACGGCGAGGACTTCGTGGGCCTCACCCTGCTGCTCAAGGCCAAGGGCAAGTGCACGACCGACCACATCTCGCCCGCCGGCAAGTGGCTGCGCTTCCGCGGTCACCTCGACAACATCTCCGACAACATGTTCAACGGCGCCTTCTCCGCCTTCGGCGGGGAGTCCGGCCAGGTGAAGGACCTCATCGACGGTGAGGCGAAGGGCATCTCCGAGGTCGCCCGCCACTACAAGGCCGAGGGGCGCTCCTGGATGGTCGTCGGCGACGAGAACTACGGTGAGGGCAGCTCCCGCGAGCACGCCGCCATGTGCCCCCGGCACCTCGGCGCCAAGGCCGTGCTCGTGCGCAGCTTCGCCCGCATCCACGAGACCAACCTCAAGAAGCAGGGCGTGCTGCCGCTGACCTTCGTGGACCCGGCCGACTACGACAAGTTCCAGGAGGAGGACAGCATCTCCATCACGGGCTTGAAGGAGCTGGCCCCGGGCTCCCTCGTGAAGGTCACCCTGAAGCACGCCGACGGCAGCGAGGAGAGCTTCGAGGCGAAGCACTCGATGACCGCGATCGAGCTGGAGTGGTTCGGAGCCGGCTCGGTGCTCAACTGGCTGCGCAACCAGGCGTCCTGAGGGGCCTGACATGGGTGGGGGTGTGAACGGCGCCTTCGGGCGGGCCGAACTGCACGCGCTCTACGATCGCCTGGGCATCCCGGGCGTCGTGGACGCGCATTGCCACTTCATGCCCCAGCCCCTCCAGGAGAAGGTCTGGGAGTGGTTCGACGAGCAGGCGCCGGTGCCCTGGCCGATCACCTACCGGGGTGACGAGCAGCAGCGCCGGCGCTGGCTCGAGGAGCTGGGCGTCGTCCGCTACACCTCCCTGAACTACGCCCACAAGCCGGGGATGGCCGCCCAGCTCAACGCCTTCACCCTGGGCCTCCTCGACCGTGACCCCAAGGTCCTCGGCACCGGCACCTTCTACCCGGAGCCCAGCGCCGCCGAGGACGTCGCAGGGATGCTGCAGGACCCCCGGGTGAAGGGCTTCAAGCTCCACCTGCAGGTGAGCGGCTTCCACCCCGACGATCCGCTCCTGCATCCCTGCTACGAGCAGATCCAGGACGCCGGCAAGGTGCTGATCCTCCACGCCGGCTCGGCGCCCATGGCCGGCCGCCACACCAACACCGAGGCCGTGGGCGCGATGCTCGAGCGCTTCCCGCGCCTGAAGGTGATCATCGCCCACCTCGGCGCCCACGAGACCGAGCACTACCTCGAGCTCGCCTCGAAGCGGGTGGGGACCTACCTCGACACGGCGATGGTCTTCGTCGACTTCGGCGCCGTGCCGCCGATCTCCAGCGAGGCCAAGGCCAGGCTCGCGCGCCTGCAGGACCGCATCCTCTTCGGCAGCGACTACCCCTCGATCCCCTACCCCTACGAGCACCAGGTCGAGGGGCTCGTGCGCCTGCGGATGGGCGACGGCTGGATGAAGGCGGTGCTGCGGGAGAACGCCATGCGCCTCTTCGGCGGGCAGGGATGATCCTCCAGGTCGTCTGCGCCCCGGGGCTGGAGAAGGTCGTCGAGGCCGAGCTGCGAGCGCTGGGGCACCGGCCGAAGGCCGTGGGGCCGGGGCTGCTCTCCATCGAGGGCTCGCCCCTCGACGCGGCCCGGGCCTGCCTGATGCTGCGCAGCGCGACCACCCTGCGGGCGCTCCTGGTCCAGGCGGAGGTCCGGGGGCAGGGTGATCTCCGCAACGCCCTGGGCAGCGGCGAGCTGCCCCGCTGGCTGCCCCCGGGCAGCTCGATCTCCCTCAAGGTGGATCTGAAGCGCTCCTGGCTGCGCCACTCCGGCGTGTTGAAGGAGGCGCTGGTGGCGGCGCTGCCAGACCGGCCCCTCGACCCCGCGGGCCTCGGCCTGCTCGTGCGCCTCGAAGGGAGGAGCCTGACGGCGAGCCTGGACCTGGCCGGCGAGCCCCTCCACCGGCGGGGCTGGCGCCGGGAGGGCGGCCGGGCGCCCCTGCGGGAGACCCTGGCCTGCGGGCTGCTGGGCCTCGCGGGCTGGAAGCCCGAGGAGGCGCTCTACGATCCGATGTGCGGCTCCGGCACGATCCCCATCGAGGCGGCGCGCTGGTCCCTCGGGCTGGCCCCCGGCGCGGAGCGCGACTTCGCCCTGGAGCGGCTGGCGGTCTTCGAGCCCTTCGCCAGCGAGTACGACGCCCTGACCACGATCACCGCGCCGCCGAGGAAGGTGGCCCCGATCCTGGCCAGCGACGCTCACCGGGGCGCGGTCGGCTCGACCACCCGCAACGCCACGCGGGCCGGGGTCGCCGGGGTGGTCGAGGTGAGCCACGCGGCGCTCCCCGAGGTCGCGCGCCCCGACTGCGCGCCGGGCCTGGTGATCTGCAACGCTCCCTACGGCCGCCGGATCGGTGAGGATCGGGGCGAGGTGCGCGCGGCCCACGCCGCCCTCGGCGCGGCCCTGCGCGGCCCGCTGGAGGGCTGGCGCCTGGCCCTGCTCACCCGCGACGAGGGCCTGGCGAAGGCCACCGGGCTGACCCTGAAGAAGGCCGCTGATCTCGAGAACGGCGGCCTGCGGGTGGGGGTCTACCTCACGCGCTGAAGGGGTCAGCGGTCGTTCATGCCCTTGCCGGCGAGGATCGCCGGGGCCCACTTCTCGATGCGGGCGCTGCGGGTCTTCGACTGCTTGGCGTCCGAGAAGTGCAGGAGGTAGGCGCGGCGCCTCCCCGGGGTGAGGGCCTCGAAGGCGGCCTTCAGCTTGCGGTCCCTCTTCAGGCGGGCCGTGAGCTCCTCGGGGTAGGGGAGCTCCTCCCGCACGAACTCGACCTTCCTCCCCGCCTTCTCCAGCTCGATGGCCTCCTTCAGGTAGCGCCTCAGGGCGGCCTTCATCTTCCGGATCTGGGCCACGCTCTCGAACTCGATCTTCCGCATCGAGCGGGAGGCGTGTCCGGGGGCGATCAGGATGCCCTCGGGGTCGGAGAGCAGGACGCCCTTGAAGAAGCCTAGGGCGGCGCCGCTCTTGAGGCTCCAGACCCACGCCACGTTGGCGTCGCCGTGGGTGTAGCAGGGGCCCCGCCACTTGTAGTCCTCGACGAGGGCGGTCGAGCGCAGGACGGCGCGCAGCTCGGTGAGCTCGGCCTTCCAGCGCCGCTCCTTCGCGTAGAACGCCTCGATCTTCTCGTCCCTCTCGCTCATGGGGGACGAGTCTGCGCCTCGCGGGGCGGCCGTCAACGAACCGATCGAGCCCGCTCGGCCCCTCGATGGGGGAGGAGGAACTGGACCCCGGATCGGTGATATCCATGGGGGATGGGAAATCGAGGGACCACTTGGATCGCCGGGTTCGTCTGTCTTCTCTTCGTCGCCGCCTGTCCGGCCGAGAAGCTCGCCCCTCGCAAGGTGGGCAGCGCCGTCGGCCGCCTGAGCGTCCGGAACGCCGCGGTGATGACCTCGCTCATCAGCGGCAACGACGAGTGCGGCTTCAAGAGCCCCGGCGTCTTGAACAACTTCACCGTCGAGGGTGACATCGGCAGCGAGGGCTCGGTCACCTACACGGTCGGCAGCTGCCAGCTGAACCTCGGCACCCTCCACGAGCTGAAGTCGGACTGCAACGGCGACTCCACCAGCGCCGGCGGGACGGTGACGATCTCGGGCACCATGACCATCCGGGGCATCCTCACCGGCAACGTCGAGACGCCGGTCGTGCCCTCGAGCGCCGACGCCACGTCGATCCACCTCGAGGCTCGCTTCACGAACTTCGACGTGCAGGTCTCCTACTCGCCCAACAGCCTGCGGCAGATCTCGGGGGCGCTCTCCTGGGACGCCGAGCCCCACCTGGCGATCTCCGCCACCACCGGGCTCTGCTCCATCGCGACCTCGGACATCTCGCTGAACAACCTGAGCTACAGCGACGCCATCGTCCACGTGACCGCCGAGAAGCGCGACTTCGACGTGCACGTGCCCACCTCGGCCTTCTCGGCCCAGGTCGGACGCTGGGGCCCGCGGGAGAACTGGATCAGCGGCCAGATCACCGTGGCGGGCGGCAAGGTCGTCTCGCTGCCCAACGACAGCGACGACTCCCCGGTGCTCGACGTGGACTACGAGCGGGGCTACCACCTCGACTCCTTCGCCTGCGCCGAGGACCTGCAGGTCCCCATCTCCTACCAGTGCAAGTCCCTGGCGCCCGCCCTGGCCCACGGCCTCTCCCGGCTGACCGTGCCCACCCTGGCCAACCTCACCAAGCTCGTCGACGCCGACACCACCTGCGGCTTCTCCAGCGCCGGCGTGAAGAACGGCGTGCAGATCACGGGCAACCTGGGAGAGACCGGAGGCTCGGCGACCTGGCGGGTGCAGAACTGCCTGATCGACTTCCCCCAGCCGGTGATCGTCAGCGAGGACTGCAACGGCGCCCAGCGGATCGCCCAGGGGCGGGTGACCATCAACGCCACCAAGACCTTCACCGGCTTCCGCACCGGCGATCCCGAGAACCCCATCGCGCCGACCGCCTGGAACCCGGCGGTGATCACCCTCCAGGCGAGCTTCGACCAGCACGACATGCAGGACACCGGCAGCGGCAACACCCTCACGGTGCACTCCGGAACCCTCTCGGGCATCGTCCGCCCGCGGGTGGCGATCGACACGACCACCGGGATCTGCTCGAAGGTCGGCGGCTCGGGTTCCTTCGAGAACCTGACCTGGCAGAACGCCGACGTCACGATGCGGACCAGCAGCGGCACCTTCCGGATCGCGGTCACCGGCACCGACCTCGACGCTCAGGCCGGGCCCGGCGACAGCACCGAGAACAGCCTCACCGGCCAGGCCACCATCGACGGCCAGACCTACACCATCCCGGTGCCCGGTGAGGCACCCGACCTCGATCCCTCCTACGACGCCCAGGCCTTCGAGGACTCGTGGGCCTCCTGTGATCCCGAGCTGGCGGTGCCTCGCTCCTCCGACGAGTGCTCCCTCAACCGCGTCCTCGGCGCCAACGCCGCCCGGCTGATGACCAAGGTCATCGGCAACCTCGGCTCCCTGGTGAACGACAACACCGTCTGCGGCTTCGAGAGCGATCCCGTGCGCCTCGGCCCGATCGACATGCAGGGCGACCCCGACCTCGGCGAGATGGGCTACGTGAAGTGGACCGCGCCGAACTGCCTGGTCGCCGACGGCCCGGTCACCCTCAAGGAGGCCGACTGCCAGAACGTCGAGACCTACTACAGCGGCAGCGCCCGGGTCTGGGCCTTCCGCACCGTGCGGGGAGAGCGCGAGCAGCTCGCCGGCCTGATCGAGTCGGTGATCATGCGCGAGCGGAACGCCATCGACATGGAGATCGCCGACTCGGAGCTCACCGGCTTCTCGATCTGGGACGAGCTGAACGGCGAGCCCACGCTCCCGGTCAAGCTCATCATCGACTCGGGGAACATCTCGGGCATCGTCCACCCGATCCTTGGCGAGTCGGCCACCGAGGCGGGGGTCTACGACTACGTCTCACCGGTCTCCCAGTACGAGGGCGTGACGGCGACCAACCTCGCGGCGACCATGGAGGTCGGGGCGGCGACCTTCTACCTGGACATCGAGACGGCCACCATCGACGCCATGAACGGCGTCTGGCTCGGCGACGGCAACCGGATCGCGGGGACGATGACCATCAACGGGGAGGACATCACCATCGGTCCCGACCGGCTGGTGCCCAGCTTCGATCAGGCGGCGTTCAACGCCTCCTACA contains the following coding sequences:
- a CDS encoding amidohydrolase family protein, whose amino-acid sequence is MGGGVNGAFGRAELHALYDRLGIPGVVDAHCHFMPQPLQEKVWEWFDEQAPVPWPITYRGDEQQRRRWLEELGVVRYTSLNYAHKPGMAAQLNAFTLGLLDRDPKVLGTGTFYPEPSAAEDVAGMLQDPRVKGFKLHLQVSGFHPDDPLLHPCYEQIQDAGKVLILHAGSAPMAGRHTNTEAVGAMLERFPRLKVIIAHLGAHETEHYLELASKRVGTYLDTAMVFVDFGAVPPISSEAKARLARLQDRILFGSDYPSIPYPYEHQVEGLVRLRMGDGWMKAVLRENAMRLFGGQG
- a CDS encoding YdeI/OmpD-associated family protein; translation: MSERDEKIEAFYAKERRWKAELTELRAVLRSTALVEDYKWRGPCYTHGDANVAWVWSLKSGAALGFFKGVLLSDPEGILIAPGHASRSMRKIEFESVAQIRKMKAALRRYLKEAIELEKAGRKVEFVREELPYPEELTARLKRDRKLKAAFEALTPGRRRAYLLHFSDAKQSKTRSARIEKWAPAILAGKGMNDR
- a CDS encoding RNA methyltransferase, which encodes MILQVVCAPGLEKVVEAELRALGHRPKAVGPGLLSIEGSPLDAARACLMLRSATTLRALLVQAEVRGQGDLRNALGSGELPRWLPPGSSISLKVDLKRSWLRHSGVLKEALVAALPDRPLDPAGLGLLVRLEGRSLTASLDLAGEPLHRRGWRREGGRAPLRETLACGLLGLAGWKPEEALYDPMCGSGTIPIEAARWSLGLAPGAERDFALERLAVFEPFASEYDALTTITAPPRKVAPILASDAHRGAVGSTTRNATRAGVAGVVEVSHAALPEVARPDCAPGLVICNAPYGRRIGEDRGEVRAAHAALGAALRGPLEGWRLALLTRDEGLAKATGLTLKKAADLENGGLRVGVYLTR
- a CDS encoding aconitate hydratase; its protein translation is MQDPITILQQHYATLADKVDHARKKLGRPLTLAEKTLAAHLDDAESQSWERKKATAILRPDRVAMQDATAQMALLQLAATGRKEAAVPSTVHCDHLILAHKGAEHDLNHANDINGEVYAFLKSAAEKFGLGFWKPGAGIIHQVVLENYAFPGGMMIGTDSHTPNAGGLGMLAVGVGGADAMEVMAGMPWTVKMPGLIGVKLTGELSGWSSPKDVILKVLDILTVKGGTGHIVEYFGPGARTLSCTGKATICNMGAEHGATTSTFPYDQKMAAYLASTGREAWAKLADEQAAHLQADPEVEENPEKFFDRVIEIDLSTLSPHLVGPHTPDLAHPIDRMGEDAKKEGWPLEVKAALIGSCTNSSYEDITRAAHIARQATAAGKKAVMPFFVSPGSDGVMATIKRDGLMDDLEAIGAIVLANACGPCIGQWQREGQEPGVPNSIVTSFNRNFRKRADGNPDTLAFIGSPELVTAIALSGRLDFDPAKMDLDGVKLEAPQGKELPEGGLEMDASGYIAPPADGSSVELDVKPTSDRLALLEPFAPWDGEDFVGLTLLLKAKGKCTTDHISPAGKWLRFRGHLDNISDNMFNGAFSAFGGESGQVKDLIDGEAKGISEVARHYKAEGRSWMVVGDENYGEGSSREHAAMCPRHLGAKAVLVRSFARIHETNLKKQGVLPLTFVDPADYDKFQEEDSISITGLKELAPGSLVKVTLKHADGSEESFEAKHSMTAIELEWFGAGSVLNWLRNQAS